The following coding sequences are from one Rathayibacter sp. SW19 window:
- a CDS encoding acyl-CoA dehydrogenase family protein encodes MLELSEDRQAIVQVVREFAADVLAPKAAEWDETHYFPIEVLRQAGELGMGAIYSREEFGGAGLGKADGVLIFEELAKGDPTIAAYISIHNMATWMIDTFGTDELRAEWLPTLSTMESLGSYCLTEPGAGSDAAALRTKAERRGDDYIVNGVKQFISGAGSSAVYVVMARTAELGSRGITAFAVPADAPGLSFGALEKKMGWHAQPTRQVFFEDVRVPVGSRLSEEGTGFEIAMRGLDGGRISIGACSLGGGQAALDKAVAYLTDREAFGRPLIQNEALLFRLADMDTELETARTLVWRAAEALDADDDDAVRLCAMAKRVATDAGFNVANMALQLHGGYGYLTEYGIERIVRDLRVHQILEGTNEIMRLIIGRALVRARR; translated from the coding sequence ATGCTCGAGCTTTCCGAAGACCGACAGGCGATCGTGCAAGTAGTGCGAGAGTTCGCGGCCGATGTGCTCGCCCCGAAAGCCGCCGAGTGGGACGAGACTCACTATTTTCCCATCGAGGTGCTCCGACAAGCCGGGGAACTGGGCATGGGTGCGATCTACTCGCGCGAAGAATTCGGTGGGGCCGGCCTCGGCAAGGCCGACGGCGTGCTGATCTTCGAGGAGCTGGCCAAGGGCGACCCGACGATCGCCGCCTACATTTCAATCCACAACATGGCGACGTGGATGATCGACACTTTCGGCACCGACGAACTGCGAGCAGAATGGCTTCCCACTCTGTCGACGATGGAGTCGCTCGGCAGTTACTGCCTAACGGAGCCCGGTGCGGGGTCCGATGCGGCGGCCCTGCGCACGAAGGCCGAACGCCGAGGCGACGACTACATCGTGAACGGGGTCAAGCAGTTCATCTCAGGAGCCGGTTCGTCGGCCGTCTACGTTGTGATGGCACGCACCGCCGAGCTTGGCAGTCGCGGAATCACGGCTTTCGCGGTGCCGGCCGACGCGCCCGGGCTGTCGTTCGGCGCGCTGGAGAAGAAGATGGGTTGGCACGCCCAGCCGACCCGCCAGGTCTTCTTCGAGGATGTGCGTGTTCCGGTCGGGTCGCGGCTTTCTGAGGAAGGCACCGGTTTTGAGATCGCGATGCGGGGCCTGGACGGCGGGCGCATCAGCATTGGAGCGTGCTCGCTCGGCGGCGGCCAGGCCGCGCTCGACAAGGCGGTGGCCTATCTCACCGACCGCGAGGCATTCGGCCGGCCGCTCATTCAGAACGAAGCCTTGCTCTTCCGGCTTGCAGACATGGACACCGAACTCGAGACTGCGCGCACGCTGGTCTGGCGGGCGGCCGAAGCGCTCGATGCCGATGACGATGACGCGGTGCGGCTGTGCGCCATGGCCAAGCGGGTGGCGACGGATGCCGGTTTCAATGTCGCGAATATGGCACTTCAGTTGCATGGTGGTTACGGCTACCTCACCGAGTACGGCATCGAGCGCATCGTGCGGGACCTGCGGGTGCATCAGATTCTCGAAGGCACCAACGAGATCATGCGACTGATCATCGGGCGTGCTCTCGTGCGCGCACGGCGGTAG
- a CDS encoding stealth family protein yields the protein MVGDDLMPDGAAQTEPVLVTSGYRPARFLRDDIVVRNGEHTLLNGHLTPCQSMIEDLLAVRKALDAAGIEFLLVRGDHDRPVIAVERRRRKELAAAFAAAFHDEPFYSATQGTAAHDRVAGDPVLLADGSLSPKRKASVFRLYRPRIEPIGRLRYGPETAVQLELWRFGEDEIVAPRPNALMRTRLPRSEAVEDTVTLFGRSWPTLRSMFAPLAGDVNFDIDLVFSWVDGSSLEFQRERAARMQSYVVGDGDDSDARFRQIDELKYALRSIYMFAPWVRRIFIATDSPRPEWLAEHPRVTIVRSEEFFADPSVLPTHNSHAVESQLHHIAGLAEHFLYSNDDMFFGRPVGPELFFSPGGITKFVEGPTRIGLGESDPSRSGFENAARVNRRLLRERFGRVTTRHLEHCAVPLRRSVMAELEAEFADEFAHTAGNAFRSATDISVTNSFYHYYALMTGRAVVQTQARVGYIETTLRMALRQMDKLLRRRDHDMFCLNDGSKPELTVEERTRAVTDFLEHYFPIPAPWERAVTTTPAAEGVSFGREDHAPRARSWERDALASAGLASSPEPE from the coding sequence ATGGTGGGTGATGATCTGATGCCGGATGGTGCCGCGCAAACCGAGCCGGTGCTCGTGACATCGGGGTATCGTCCTGCTCGATTTCTGCGCGATGACATCGTTGTGCGTAACGGTGAGCACACGCTGCTGAACGGTCATCTGACTCCATGCCAGTCAATGATCGAAGATCTCTTGGCGGTGCGCAAGGCGTTGGATGCCGCCGGCATCGAATTCCTGCTCGTTCGGGGTGATCACGATCGCCCCGTCATCGCTGTCGAACGCCGCCGGCGCAAAGAGTTGGCCGCAGCGTTCGCCGCCGCATTCCATGATGAGCCGTTCTACTCGGCCACGCAGGGCACCGCAGCGCATGATCGCGTCGCTGGCGACCCGGTGTTGCTCGCGGATGGTTCCTTGTCACCCAAGCGCAAGGCATCCGTTTTCAGGCTGTACCGGCCGCGGATCGAACCGATCGGCCGCCTGCGCTACGGCCCGGAGACGGCAGTCCAACTCGAATTGTGGCGCTTCGGCGAAGACGAGATTGTCGCACCGCGGCCCAATGCGTTGATGCGCACGCGGCTTCCGCGGTCCGAAGCGGTTGAGGACACCGTGACGCTGTTCGGGCGCAGTTGGCCGACACTGCGCAGCATGTTCGCGCCGCTCGCCGGTGACGTGAACTTCGACATCGACCTGGTCTTCTCCTGGGTCGACGGGTCGTCGCTCGAGTTTCAGCGTGAGCGCGCCGCTCGCATGCAGAGCTATGTGGTCGGAGACGGCGACGATTCGGATGCCCGCTTCCGGCAAATCGACGAGCTGAAATATGCGCTTCGCAGCATATACATGTTCGCACCGTGGGTGCGGCGCATTTTCATCGCGACGGATTCTCCGCGACCGGAGTGGCTGGCGGAGCATCCGCGGGTCACGATTGTGCGCAGCGAGGAGTTTTTCGCGGACCCGAGCGTGCTGCCGACACACAACTCGCACGCTGTGGAGAGCCAGTTGCACCATATCGCGGGGCTGGCCGAGCACTTCTTGTATTCGAACGACGATATGTTCTTCGGGCGACCGGTCGGGCCGGAATTGTTTTTCTCGCCGGGCGGCATCACGAAATTCGTGGAGGGGCCGACCCGCATCGGCCTTGGTGAGAGTGACCCGAGCCGCAGCGGTTTCGAGAACGCCGCACGGGTGAACCGGCGCCTCTTGCGAGAACGCTTCGGCCGAGTCACGACGCGGCATTTGGAACATTGCGCGGTGCCGTTGCGACGCAGCGTCATGGCCGAACTCGAAGCCGAGTTCGCGGACGAGTTCGCCCACACCGCCGGCAATGCGTTCCGTTCGGCGACCGACATCTCTGTGACGAATTCGTTCTATCACTACTACGCTCTGATGACCGGGCGCGCGGTCGTGCAGACTCAGGCCCGGGTCGGCTACATCGAAACGACACTGCGGATGGCGCTGCGCCAGATGGACAAGCTGCTGCGGCGCCGCGATCACGACATGTTCTGCCTGAACGACGGCAGCAAACCGGAGTTGACGGTTGAGGAGCGCACGCGCGCCGTCACCGACTTTCTGGAGCACTACTTTCCGATCCCAGCACCGTGGGAGCGCGCGGTGACCACCACCCCTGCCGCCGAGGGCGTCAGTTTCGGGCGAGAAGATCACGCGCCCAGGGCGCGCTCGTGGGAAAGGGACGCTCTCGCGAGCGCCGGGCTGGCGTCCTCACCAGAGCCCGAGTAA
- the msuE gene encoding FMN reductase — protein MAESTTARPLKVVAVSGSLHAPSKTTALVREILAAFGRELSIEAHIIQVNDIGPEFAGALRRDQLPASVEDELQRIESADLLVVASPVYRASFTGLFKHLFDFVGQYALVDTPVLLAATGGSDRHALIIEHQFRPLFGFFQALTLPIGVYANDSDFTSHAVTSLDLHERIDLAVARAIPLIRVNVAEAESIERSLLGQ, from the coding sequence ATGGCCGAATCCACCACTGCACGCCCGCTCAAAGTCGTCGCCGTTTCCGGCAGCCTGCACGCGCCGTCTAAGACGACTGCGCTCGTGCGCGAAATCCTCGCAGCCTTCGGGCGTGAGTTGTCGATCGAAGCGCACATCATTCAGGTGAACGACATCGGCCCGGAATTCGCTGGAGCGCTTCGGCGTGACCAGCTGCCGGCATCCGTCGAGGACGAACTGCAGCGCATCGAGAGCGCCGACCTGCTCGTCGTCGCCAGTCCGGTCTATCGCGCATCGTTCACGGGTTTGTTCAAGCACCTGTTTGACTTCGTCGGCCAGTATGCCCTCGTCGACACGCCGGTGCTGTTGGCTGCGACCGGCGGCAGCGACCGGCACGCGTTGATCATCGAGCACCAGTTCCGGCCGCTATTCGGCTTCTTCCAGGCGCTCACGCTGCCAATCGGCGTGTACGCCAACGACTCGGACTTCACCAGTCACGCGGTCACGAGCCTGGACCTGCACGAGCGCATCGATCTGGCCGTCGCCCGCGCGATTCCACTGATCCGGGTCAACGTGGCAGAGGCCGAGTCGATCGAGCGGTCGCTGCTGGGGCAGTAG
- a CDS encoding enoyl-CoA hydratase/isomerase family protein, which translates to MTPHKNAAAEVLFTRSGRLGHITLNRPQAINALTHGMVVEIQRVLDEWRDDAGVQTVLLTGAGERGLCAGGDIVSLYRDAVRGDDRAAAQFWADEYRLNASIARYPKPYVAIMDGLVLGGGIGLSAHGSHRVVTERSTLGMPETGIGFVPDVGGTWLLSHAPGELGTFLALTAGTVHAEDAIAIGLADHLVPRERLVELVASLESADATAAIAAVASTPGPGTLAGQRGWIDVAFAGNEAGEILHRLGKQPAAVTGNAASGAAAGAAASAAERIASKSPTALAVTLESLRRARQLDSLEAALDQENRVSLRAFAAHDFAEGVRAQVIDKDRAPHWDPIDIPARTDAAVTAFFEPLGERELGLADARRARRAHGEE; encoded by the coding sequence ATGACGCCGCACAAGAATGCAGCTGCGGAAGTTCTCTTCACGCGCAGTGGTCGCCTCGGGCACATCACACTCAATCGTCCGCAGGCGATCAATGCGCTGACCCACGGGATGGTTGTCGAGATCCAGCGCGTGCTCGATGAGTGGCGCGACGACGCTGGCGTGCAGACCGTGCTGCTCACCGGAGCGGGTGAGCGCGGGTTGTGCGCCGGCGGCGATATCGTGTCGCTGTATCGCGACGCGGTGCGGGGGGATGATCGAGCAGCCGCGCAGTTCTGGGCGGATGAGTATCGTCTCAACGCGAGCATCGCCCGGTATCCCAAACCGTACGTCGCGATCATGGACGGACTCGTTCTCGGCGGCGGCATCGGCCTGTCGGCGCACGGGTCGCACCGCGTTGTCACAGAGCGATCCACGCTCGGCATGCCTGAGACCGGCATCGGCTTCGTCCCCGATGTTGGTGGCACCTGGCTGCTGTCGCACGCTCCCGGTGAGTTGGGAACGTTCCTCGCGCTCACCGCCGGCACGGTGCATGCTGAGGACGCGATCGCCATCGGCCTGGCCGACCATCTGGTACCGCGCGAACGCCTTGTCGAATTGGTGGCGAGCTTGGAATCGGCCGATGCGACCGCGGCGATCGCCGCCGTGGCCTCGACGCCGGGGCCCGGAACGCTGGCCGGGCAACGCGGTTGGATCGATGTCGCGTTCGCGGGCAACGAGGCCGGTGAGATTCTCCATCGATTGGGCAAGCAGCCCGCCGCAGTGACGGGGAATGCCGCGAGCGGTGCGGCAGCGGGTGCGGCGGCATCCGCTGCGGAGCGCATCGCATCGAAGTCGCCGACCGCGCTCGCTGTCACCCTCGAGTCGCTTCGGCGCGCCCGGCAGTTGGACAGTCTCGAAGCGGCGCTTGATCAGGAAAACCGAGTGTCACTGCGGGCGTTTGCCGCGCACGACTTCGCGGAAGGCGTGCGGGCACAGGTCATCGACAAGGATCGTGCCCCACACTGGGATCCAATCGACATCCCGGCCAGAACGGATGCCGCCGTCACCGCCTTCTTCGAGCCGCTCGGAGAGCGCGAACTCGGCCTTGCAGACGCACGAAGGGCCCGTCGGGCACACGGAGAGGAATGA
- a CDS encoding AMP-binding protein, which produces MTENTERLRAARDRLVELREDYAAAIAEFDWPAIGPTFNWATEWFDAIADGNDRPALWIVEDDGSEQIMSFAELSRRSDQLACWLAGRGVASGDRVMVMLGNQVELWESALAIAKLGAVIVPTATVLGPVDLTDRIVRGRIRHVIVNHADAAKFDTVPGNYTRISIGGAAQGWNDYAESYSASPAGSGAGQQAFTPASPAVDDPLLVYFTSGTTNKPKMVEHSQLSYPVGHLATVYWLGLQPGDVHLAISSPGWAKHAWSLYFAPWLAEATVFVFNSARFDPARLLAQMDRVGVTTFCAPPTVWRMLIQADAATKPHALREVLSAGEPLNPEVIAQIRRWWGLTIRDGFGQTETTASIANTPGAALKPGAMGRPLPGVPVALVDPITGDVGDEGEICLDLSKRPLSLMTGYVDDSERNAEVMRGGFYHTGDVASRDQDGQITYIGRTDDVFKSSDFKVSPFEVESILLEHPAVAEAAVVPAPHETRQTVPKAYVVLAAGWAPDAETARVLFEHARATMAPYMRVRRLEFAELPKTISGKIRRVELRTQEEERYAARGASEAEVVVEWREEQFPGPARPE; this is translated from the coding sequence ATCACCGAGAACACAGAACGCCTGCGGGCTGCTCGCGATCGGCTTGTGGAATTGCGGGAGGACTACGCCGCCGCGATCGCCGAGTTCGACTGGCCGGCGATCGGCCCGACGTTCAACTGGGCGACCGAGTGGTTTGACGCCATTGCAGATGGCAACGACCGGCCGGCACTGTGGATCGTTGAAGACGACGGCAGCGAGCAGATCATGAGTTTCGCCGAGCTGTCGCGCCGGTCTGACCAACTTGCCTGCTGGTTGGCCGGCCGCGGCGTCGCATCCGGTGACCGTGTCATGGTGATGCTGGGCAATCAGGTCGAGCTGTGGGAGAGCGCTCTGGCGATCGCCAAGCTCGGCGCTGTCATCGTTCCGACCGCCACCGTGCTCGGCCCCGTCGACCTCACTGATCGAATCGTGCGTGGGCGCATCCGTCACGTGATCGTCAACCATGCGGATGCCGCAAAATTCGACACCGTGCCCGGCAACTACACGCGGATCAGCATCGGCGGTGCCGCGCAGGGCTGGAACGACTACGCCGAATCCTACAGCGCCTCCCCAGCCGGTTCCGGTGCTGGTCAACAGGCCTTCACACCCGCGTCACCTGCGGTCGATGATCCACTGCTCGTGTATTTCACGTCGGGCACCACGAACAAGCCGAAGATGGTCGAGCATTCGCAGCTGTCGTATCCGGTCGGCCACCTCGCGACGGTGTACTGGCTCGGCCTGCAACCCGGCGACGTGCACCTGGCCATCAGCTCGCCGGGCTGGGCGAAGCACGCGTGGAGTCTGTACTTCGCTCCGTGGCTCGCAGAGGCGACCGTGTTCGTCTTCAACTCAGCACGCTTCGACCCTGCTCGACTGCTCGCACAGATGGATCGCGTCGGCGTCACCACGTTCTGCGCCCCGCCGACCGTCTGGCGGATGCTGATCCAAGCGGATGCCGCAACCAAACCCCACGCTCTACGCGAGGTGTTGTCGGCGGGAGAGCCACTCAATCCTGAGGTCATCGCCCAGATTCGCCGCTGGTGGGGGCTCACAATTCGTGACGGTTTCGGGCAAACCGAGACAACGGCATCCATCGCAAACACTCCGGGGGCAGCGCTCAAGCCGGGGGCGATGGGCCGACCGCTGCCCGGCGTTCCGGTCGCGCTCGTGGATCCGATCACGGGCGACGTCGGTGACGAAGGCGAGATCTGTCTCGACCTGTCCAAGCGGCCGCTGAGTCTGATGACCGGCTACGTAGATGACTCTGAGCGCAACGCCGAGGTGATGCGCGGCGGTTTCTATCACACCGGCGACGTCGCCTCACGGGATCAAGATGGCCAGATCACCTACATCGGCCGCACCGACGACGTGTTCAAATCCTCCGACTTCAAGGTCTCGCCGTTCGAAGTGGAAAGCATCCTGCTCGAGCATCCTGCCGTCGCGGAGGCAGCGGTCGTTCCGGCACCCCACGAAACGCGGCAGACGGTTCCGAAAGCCTACGTGGTATTAGCCGCGGGCTGGGCTCCCGACGCCGAAACGGCACGCGTGCTGTTCGAGCATGCTCGAGCGACGATGGCCCCGTACATGCGGGTGCGCCGACTTGAGTTCGCCGAACTGCCCAAGACGATCTCCGGCAAGATCCGCCGGGTGGAACTGCGCACGCAAGAGGAGGAGCGCTACGCCGCGCGCGGGGCGTCAGAGGCCGAAGTGGTCGTGGAGTGGCGGGAGGAACAGTTCCCCGGCCCGGCACGACCGGAATGA
- a CDS encoding thioredoxin domain-containing protein → MTNRLADAISPYLRAHADNPVDWYPWGEDAFAQARRRDVPLFISIGYSTCHWCHVMARESFSDPELADELNARFVAVKVDREEHPDVDAGYLAAASAFSQNLGWPLSIFATPEGHVFFAGTYFPPQPRRGQSSFRQVLDAVSDAWTNRRDEVLQTATLVTDALASATPTVATELPDAQALDAAAATLAEHEDQLYGGFGAAPKFPIAPALGFLLRQPAGAPSAMRALAKMAASPLRDPIEGGFFRYATQRDWSVPHYERMLYDNAQLLRLYADTAAAGTAGAADSDADADTQDSAVIADGIARFLLEVMRLPTGGFASAQDSESTVDGERVEGEYYLLDATARAQQSPPALDKKVLTGWNGLAIGALAHAGALLDQPNWVRAARETADTLLARHRGPEGALLRASLGERVSEASATLEDYGMLAGGLIDLALATGESRYATAARDIVESTIAAAAAIGAIAQFTDASAPFAAPGGADPVLVARGLAIAVDPSEGAYPSGLSATASAAHQLFLLTGQRHYEDAAASAMRIVAGSALASPLSFGATLDLMRGLAHDPIQLVVVTSDGNETADPRQRDPGQRDPGQRDPEQRDQEQRAGQRRADAASEELADLARRTTTADVTAVVTQQQASAFARAGFELFEARTAVDGRATGYYCRDFVCRLPTTDAGELATLLAG, encoded by the coding sequence ATGACCAACCGACTTGCCGATGCGATCAGCCCCTACCTTCGTGCGCACGCCGACAACCCGGTCGATTGGTATCCGTGGGGGGAGGACGCGTTTGCGCAGGCGCGCCGTCGCGACGTTCCCTTGTTCATTTCGATCGGCTACTCCACCTGCCACTGGTGCCATGTAATGGCGCGCGAGAGCTTCAGCGATCCGGAGCTCGCGGATGAGTTGAACGCGCGGTTCGTGGCCGTCAAGGTCGACAGGGAGGAGCATCCGGATGTCGATGCCGGCTATCTCGCCGCCGCAAGCGCGTTCTCGCAGAATCTCGGCTGGCCGCTGTCGATCTTCGCGACGCCCGAAGGCCACGTGTTCTTCGCGGGCACCTACTTTCCGCCCCAGCCCCGGCGTGGGCAGTCGTCGTTCCGGCAAGTGCTTGACGCGGTGTCCGACGCGTGGACGAACCGCCGCGACGAGGTCCTGCAGACTGCAACCCTGGTGACGGATGCGCTCGCCTCAGCCACGCCGACCGTCGCAACGGAACTCCCCGATGCGCAGGCGTTGGATGCGGCCGCAGCAACGTTGGCGGAGCACGAAGATCAGCTCTACGGCGGGTTTGGCGCGGCACCGAAGTTTCCGATCGCGCCGGCACTCGGCTTCCTGCTGCGACAGCCGGCCGGAGCGCCAAGCGCCATGCGTGCGCTGGCGAAGATGGCCGCTTCACCGTTGCGCGACCCGATCGAGGGCGGATTCTTCCGCTACGCGACGCAGCGCGATTGGAGCGTTCCGCATTACGAACGGATGCTCTACGACAACGCGCAACTGCTGCGACTCTATGCGGATACCGCTGCAGCGGGCACCGCAGGCGCGGCGGATTCGGACGCGGATGCGGATACCCAAGATTCTGCAGTCATCGCCGACGGCATCGCTCGTTTCCTGCTCGAGGTGATGCGGCTGCCGACCGGCGGTTTCGCATCGGCTCAGGACTCGGAGAGCACGGTCGACGGAGAACGCGTCGAAGGTGAGTACTACCTGCTTGATGCGACCGCACGGGCCCAGCAGAGCCCGCCGGCGCTGGATAAGAAGGTGCTCACCGGTTGGAACGGGCTCGCGATCGGAGCACTGGCACACGCCGGCGCGCTTCTGGATCAGCCGAATTGGGTCCGCGCAGCACGAGAGACCGCGGACACCCTGCTTGCCCGCCATCGCGGACCGGAAGGCGCACTGCTCCGGGCCTCGCTCGGTGAACGCGTGTCGGAGGCATCCGCCACGCTCGAGGACTACGGCATGCTCGCCGGCGGGCTCATCGACCTCGCGCTCGCGACCGGTGAAAGCCGCTACGCCACGGCCGCGCGCGACATCGTGGAGTCGACAATCGCTGCCGCGGCCGCCATCGGCGCGATTGCGCAATTCACCGATGCGAGCGCCCCGTTCGCCGCGCCCGGCGGCGCAGACCCCGTGCTCGTTGCCCGCGGGCTCGCTATCGCTGTGGATCCCTCAGAGGGCGCCTACCCGTCCGGGCTGTCCGCCACCGCATCAGCTGCGCATCAACTTTTCTTGCTTACCGGGCAGCGACACTACGAGGATGCTGCCGCCTCCGCCATGCGCATCGTCGCCGGCTCTGCGCTCGCGTCGCCCTTGTCCTTCGGCGCCACGCTCGACCTCATGCGTGGCCTCGCGCATGATCCGATTCAGCTCGTCGTCGTGACGTCGGACGGCAACGAAACGGCCGATCCCAGGCAGCGAGATCCGGGACAGCGAGATCCGGGACAGCGAGATCCGGAACAACGAGATCAGGAACAACGCGCGGGGCAGCGGCGCGCGGACGCGGCGTCTGAGGAGCTGGCAGACCTCGCCAGGCGCACCACGACTGCCGACGTGACGGCCGTCGTGACGCAGCAGCAGGCATCCGCCTTCGCACGCGCGGGGTTCGAGCTGTTCGAGGCACGCACCGCCGTGGACGGGCGCGCGACCGGATACTATTGTCGCGACTTCGTCTGCCGACTGCCGACCACCGATGCCGGCGAACTCGCCACCCTGCTTGCCGGCTGA